The Winogradskyella schleiferi genome has a window encoding:
- a CDS encoding GNAT family N-acetyltransferase, with the protein MKICIAQTKSLKGKVQHNIHNHLQLIERSIPFHSDLVIFPELSITGYEPDLAKELATTFENDMFNPFQEVSDKNDITIGIGMPTNGTEGTFISMLIFQPRTQRTVYSKQLLHADEKPYFVCGTHQTYLHIKDKKIALGICCETLQQEHILNSNKNGADLYIASVAKSKAGVDKAYSHFSKMANEFNTPILMSNCIGICDNFLSVGQSAVWNNKGDLLEKLDDESQGLLIYDTELETVEIHQLKIAKGQLSDLEAVFQMYLNAKDELENNGIYQWTANYPTHAIIENDLKNGTLFTLKNSNELIGAISISEEQEKEYQSVNWKFNASKVLVIHRLVVNPKHQNKGHARTLMDFAENLAKENNYTSIRLDAYSRNTSVLKFYKKRNYIIRGEVNFPEREHVFYCMENELIELKPKKQ; encoded by the coding sequence ATGAAAATCTGTATTGCACAAACAAAATCCTTAAAAGGAAAGGTTCAACACAACATTCATAATCATCTACAATTAATTGAACGCTCAATACCATTTCATTCAGACTTAGTCATATTCCCAGAGTTGTCCATCACAGGTTATGAGCCAGATTTAGCCAAGGAACTGGCGACAACTTTTGAAAATGACATGTTTAATCCATTTCAAGAAGTGTCTGATAAAAACGACATCACTATCGGTATTGGAATGCCTACCAATGGAACAGAAGGTACCTTTATCAGTATGCTTATTTTTCAACCGAGAACACAACGAACGGTCTATTCTAAACAACTATTACATGCGGACGAAAAGCCCTATTTTGTTTGTGGAACCCATCAAACCTACTTACATATTAAGGATAAGAAAATTGCTTTAGGCATTTGCTGTGAAACCTTACAACAAGAGCATATTTTAAATTCCAACAAAAATGGTGCAGACCTTTATATTGCAAGTGTAGCCAAATCAAAAGCTGGTGTTGATAAAGCTTATTCTCACTTTTCAAAAATGGCAAATGAATTTAATACACCTATTCTAATGTCTAATTGTATAGGCATTTGTGATAATTTTTTAAGTGTTGGTCAAAGTGCAGTATGGAATAATAAAGGCGATTTATTAGAGAAACTTGACGACGAAAGTCAAGGACTATTGATCTATGATACTGAATTGGAAACAGTAGAAATTCATCAATTAAAAATCGCGAAAGGTCAATTATCCGATTTAGAAGCCGTATTTCAAATGTATCTCAATGCCAAAGATGAACTGGAAAATAATGGCATTTATCAATGGACAGCTAATTATCCTACACATGCTATCATTGAAAATGATTTAAAAAACGGCACCCTTTTTACATTGAAAAATAGTAACGAGCTAATTGGAGCCATCAGTATTAGTGAAGAACAGGAAAAAGAATATCAATCCGTTAATTGGAAATTTAATGCTTCAAAAGTATTGGTAATTCATAGACTTGTTGTAAATCCAAAACATCAAAATAAAGGTCACGCTAGAACCTTAATGGATTTTGCTGAAAATTTAGCCAAGGAAAATAATTATACGTCCATAAGATTAGATGCTTATTCTCGAAATACAAGCGTCCTTAAATTTTATAAAAAGCGCAATTATATCATTCGAGGAGAGGTCAATTTTCCGGAACGTGAACATGTTTTTTATTGTATGGAAAATGAACTAATAGAACTAAAACCGAAAAAACAATAG
- a CDS encoding DUF302 domain-containing protein, with translation MNTFPDTDGIGYIETDQSPASVYNAIISTLNDNENIGIVAEINHSENAENIGLSLDFTRTVYFGNPKLGTPIMQNNIKAGLDLPQRITVYTEEDGDTVVAYNSVNYLVKRYNLGNISTTEMIENALTNIVNSATNKDAILNAVTPRQGNGIISVASENDFNTTYNLIVETINKLEKVSVMAELDHQANAQSASLTLTPAKLIIFGNPALGTPLMSESKTIALDLPQKLLIYEESNGDVIIIYNDPFYLADRHNVNDHNDTLDMISQTLRNISASGASSE, from the coding sequence ATGAATACCTTCCCAGATACGGATGGCATAGGTTACATAGAAACTGACCAGTCTCCTGCCAGTGTTTACAATGCCATTATTTCAACTTTAAATGACAATGAAAACATTGGGATTGTTGCAGAAATCAATCATTCTGAAAATGCTGAAAACATTGGATTATCTTTAGATTTTACACGGACCGTGTATTTTGGAAATCCAAAGTTAGGAACACCTATTATGCAAAATAATATTAAAGCTGGATTAGATTTACCACAACGTATTACGGTATATACTGAGGAAGATGGGGATACTGTGGTCGCCTATAATTCTGTTAATTACCTTGTTAAGAGATATAATTTAGGTAACATTTCAACTACGGAAATGATTGAAAATGCACTCACAAATATTGTTAATAGTGCAACCAACAAAGACGCGATTCTAAACGCGGTAACTCCACGACAGGGCAATGGAATTATTTCCGTTGCCAGTGAAAATGACTTTAATACGACCTATAATTTAATTGTAGAAACTATAAATAAACTAGAAAAGGTGTCTGTAATGGCAGAATTAGATCATCAAGCCAATGCACAAAGCGCTTCCCTGACATTGACACCAGCTAAACTAATTATTTTTGGAAATCCTGCTTTAGGAACACCTTTGATGTCCGAGTCAAAAACCATAGCTTTAGATTTACCTCAAAAACTGTTAATCTACGAAGAGAGCAACGGAGACGTCATTATAATCTATAACGATCCTTTCTATTTGGCAGATAGACATAATGTTAACGATCACAATGACACTCTTGATATGATTTCGCAAACTTTACGAAATATTTCAGCATCTGGAGCTTCTTCCGAGTAA
- a CDS encoding glutaminase, with amino-acid sequence MTSYYKDIIETAYNKVRLLKDEGELATYIPELANIDPTKFGVHMTNIDGSSFGIGDHQEKFSIQSIAKVLSLALAYKIIGEDLWKRVDVEPSGTKFDSLLLLETYKGIPRNPFVNSGAIVICDILMSHLDNAKKEFLDFVRDLSGLPHLTYSYKIADSEKRTGYRNVALCNFIKSFGNIKNEPAEVLDFYFDMCSLEMTCQQLSQTFTFLANNGHKISDGSKIISKTKSKRINALMLTCGFYDESGEFAFRVGLPGKSGVGGGIVTLYPNNYAIAVWSPKLNKHGNSFRGMELLEDVTTYSELSIF; translated from the coding sequence ATGACATCCTACTACAAAGACATCATAGAAACCGCTTATAATAAAGTACGTTTACTTAAAGACGAAGGGGAATTAGCGACCTATATTCCTGAACTCGCCAACATAGATCCTACAAAATTTGGAGTCCATATGACCAACATCGATGGCAGCAGTTTTGGAATTGGTGATCATCAGGAAAAATTCTCAATCCAAAGTATTGCCAAAGTACTATCATTAGCCTTGGCATATAAAATTATTGGAGAAGACTTATGGAAACGCGTCGATGTGGAACCTTCTGGCACTAAATTCGATTCCTTGTTATTATTGGAAACCTACAAGGGCATTCCACGTAATCCGTTTGTAAATTCCGGTGCCATCGTGATTTGCGACATATTAATGTCACATCTCGACAACGCCAAGAAGGAATTTTTGGATTTTGTTAGGGACTTGAGTGGCTTACCACATCTTACCTACTCCTATAAAATAGCCGATTCCGAAAAAAGAACCGGTTACAGAAATGTTGCACTCTGTAATTTTATTAAATCCTTTGGAAATATTAAAAACGAACCCGCAGAAGTACTCGATTTCTATTTCGATATGTGTTCTTTAGAAATGACATGTCAGCAACTGTCACAGACCTTTACCTTTTTAGCCAATAATGGTCATAAAATATCAGATGGTTCAAAAATTATTTCGAAAACAAAATCAAAACGTATCAATGCCTTAATGCTAACCTGTGGTTTTTACGACGAATCTGGCGAGTTTGCCTTTCGAGTAGGCTTACCTGGTAAAAGTGGCGTTGGTGGTGGCATCGTAACGCTCTATCCGAATAATTATGCAATTGCCGTTTGGAGTCCAAAATTAAATAAGCACGGCAATTCCTTTAGAGGCATGGAACTGCTTGAGGATGTCACCACATATTCTGAATTGAGTATTTTTTAA
- a CDS encoding transglutaminase family protein has translation MALKIVISHKTTYKYDRKVSLSPHVFRLRPAPHSRTPIESYSLKIKPENQFFNWQQDPFGNYVARLVFPDKTDELSIDVEIIADLKTINPFDFFIEESAEEFPFEYSETVKKELQPYLEITDKGKLLKEFLKTLDYTPRKTIYFLIHVNQKIYEYLNYNIRMDPGVQTCEETLETKTGSCRDYAWLFVQTLRHLGFGARFVSGYLVQLSSDEKSLDGPSGPEEDFTDLHAWAEVYLPGAGWIGFDATSGLLAGEGHIPLACTPSFESAAPVSGMTDKCETEFFFENSVKRIFESPRVTKPYTEDQWKAIDKLGHKVEKQLQKNDVRLTMGGEPTFISIDDLESPEWNTDADGPHKRQLAKDLSKRLHHAFGKGGVLHHAQGKWYPGEPLPRWQIEICWRKDQRPIWYNKKYLATYADDYTVPPDTDKLFLETLTTYLGVSKAHILPGFEDAFYFLWEHGNLPIDIDPTKDRDNTLVKNKLKEILENGTSTPVGYLLPLNRTKGKWFTSEWEFRRQHLFLTPGNSPMGLRLPLNSLLEKSEHEVFPSYEPDLFSQKKRLPSFRDIVKKRHKEFLEKGLDTDQPNYFVRTAICSEIRDGKLYLFLPPLDSAENFLDLIAAIEFTAKELKIPVIMEGYDPPKDNRLESLKITPDPGVIEVNVHPVTNWKDLCHNTFTFYEQAKLSRLGTEKFMLDGKHTGTGGGNHVTLGGTSPADSPLLRQPSLLRSLLTFWQHHPGLSYLFSGSFVGPTSQAPRVDEARQDNLYELEIAFSQIPKKGEVPYWLTDRLFRHLLTDLTGNTHRAEFCIDKLYSPDSSSGRLGILELRGFDMPPHPKMSLVQMLLVRALVSWFWKKPYEHNLVRWGTELHDKFLIEHYVREDIKDIVSQLNKAGYQFEEDWFNPFFEFRFPLHGMVEINTIHLELRAGIEPWNVLGEEMTGGGTARYVDSSLERLQVKVSNFVDERYVLTCNGVKVQLKSTGVKGEYVSGIRYKAWNPYSALHPTIEADTPLVFDIVDTWNKRSIGGCTYFVSHPGGRSYDVHPVNSFEAESRRINRFWEFGHTQGEISPFENMTFDTEPTSRSVQEKSSSKRFSYKELPVNFEFPYTLDLRKK, from the coding sequence ATGGCATTAAAAATTGTAATATCCCACAAAACCACCTATAAGTACGATCGTAAAGTCTCATTATCACCTCATGTGTTTAGATTACGTCCTGCGCCTCATTCCAGAACACCAATTGAATCCTATTCCTTAAAAATAAAGCCTGAAAACCAATTCTTCAATTGGCAACAAGACCCATTTGGTAATTATGTGGCGCGTTTGGTATTTCCAGATAAAACCGATGAACTATCAATCGATGTTGAAATTATTGCGGATTTAAAAACCATCAATCCCTTTGATTTCTTTATTGAAGAGTCTGCGGAAGAATTTCCTTTTGAATATTCAGAAACAGTTAAAAAGGAATTACAGCCTTATTTAGAAATTACGGATAAAGGCAAATTGTTAAAAGAATTTTTAAAAACTCTGGATTATACACCTAGAAAAACCATTTATTTCTTAATTCATGTCAATCAAAAGATTTATGAATATTTAAATTACAACATCCGAATGGATCCTGGTGTACAGACCTGTGAAGAAACTTTAGAGACAAAAACAGGATCTTGTAGGGATTATGCGTGGTTATTTGTGCAAACCTTACGACATTTAGGTTTTGGTGCACGATTTGTCTCGGGTTATTTGGTACAGTTAAGTTCGGATGAAAAATCATTGGATGGGCCATCTGGTCCTGAAGAGGACTTTACAGATTTACATGCTTGGGCAGAAGTTTATTTGCCAGGTGCTGGCTGGATCGGCTTTGATGCCACGTCTGGATTACTCGCTGGCGAAGGTCATATTCCTTTGGCCTGCACACCTTCTTTTGAAAGTGCTGCACCTGTATCTGGTATGACCGATAAATGTGAAACGGAATTCTTTTTTGAAAACTCCGTAAAACGAATTTTTGAATCGCCAAGAGTTACAAAACCTTATACCGAAGACCAATGGAAAGCCATTGATAAACTCGGTCATAAAGTAGAAAAGCAATTACAAAAAAATGACGTGCGCCTAACCATGGGTGGCGAACCGACTTTTATTTCTATTGATGATCTGGAATCTCCTGAATGGAATACGGATGCAGATGGACCGCACAAACGTCAACTAGCTAAAGATTTATCCAAGCGATTGCACCATGCATTTGGAAAAGGTGGTGTGCTACACCATGCCCAAGGAAAATGGTATCCAGGCGAACCTTTACCACGATGGCAAATAGAAATTTGTTGGCGAAAAGATCAAAGACCTATTTGGTACAACAAAAAGTATTTGGCCACTTATGCCGATGACTACACAGTACCGCCTGATACGGATAAATTATTTTTAGAAACCTTAACGACCTATTTAGGTGTTTCCAAAGCACATATTTTACCCGGTTTTGAAGATGCGTTTTACTTTTTATGGGAACACGGCAACCTTCCAATAGACATCGACCCTACAAAGGACCGAGACAATACTTTAGTAAAAAACAAATTAAAGGAGATTCTCGAAAATGGCACGTCAACACCTGTTGGGTATTTATTGCCTTTAAACCGTACAAAAGGAAAATGGTTCACTAGTGAATGGGAGTTTAGAAGACAACACTTATTCTTAACACCAGGAAATTCACCAATGGGATTAAGATTGCCATTAAATTCATTATTGGAAAAATCAGAACACGAAGTTTTCCCATCCTATGAACCCGATTTATTTTCTCAAAAGAAGCGTTTACCAAGTTTTAGGGATATTGTTAAAAAACGACATAAAGAATTTTTAGAAAAAGGATTAGATACTGATCAACCTAATTATTTTGTAAGAACGGCTATCTGTTCAGAAATAAGAGACGGTAAATTGTATTTGTTTTTACCTCCATTGGACTCGGCTGAGAACTTTTTGGATCTAATTGCGGCTATCGAATTTACAGCCAAAGAACTAAAAATTCCTGTAATCATGGAAGGTTACGATCCACCAAAAGATAACCGATTGGAATCGCTTAAAATAACACCAGATCCAGGTGTCATTGAAGTCAATGTGCATCCGGTAACCAATTGGAAAGATTTATGCCACAACACTTTTACATTCTATGAACAAGCCAAATTATCCCGATTAGGTACAGAAAAGTTTATGCTAGATGGTAAGCATACTGGCACTGGTGGAGGAAACCACGTGACGCTGGGAGGTACAAGTCCTGCGGATAGTCCGCTATTGCGACAACCAAGTTTGTTACGCAGTTTATTAACTTTTTGGCAACATCATCCAGGTTTAAGTTACTTATTTTCTGGTTCTTTTGTTGGACCTACAAGTCAGGCGCCAAGAGTAGATGAAGCACGTCAAGATAATTTGTATGAATTGGAAATTGCCTTTAGTCAAATTCCTAAAAAAGGTGAAGTGCCGTATTGGTTAACAGATCGTTTGTTCCGACACTTATTGACGGATTTAACAGGAAACACACACCGAGCGGAATTCTGTATCGATAAATTATATTCGCCAGATTCGTCTTCAGGACGTTTGGGTATTTTGGAATTGCGTGGTTTTGATATGCCACCACATCCAAAGATGAGTTTAGTTCAAATGCTATTGGTAAGAGCCTTGGTATCTTGGTTCTGGAAAAAACCTTATGAACATAACTTGGTGCGTTGGGGAACGGAATTGCATGATAAATTTTTGATAGAACATTATGTTCGTGAAGATATTAAGGACATTGTCTCTCAATTGAATAAAGCAGGTTACCAATTTGAAGAAGATTGGTTTAATCCATTTTTCGAATTTAGATTTCCACTTCATGGCATGGTAGAAATCAATACGATCCACTTAGAATTAAGAGCAGGCATTGAACCTTGGAATGTTTTAGGAGAAGAAATGACTGGTGGTGGAACAGCCAGATACGTTGATTCTTCTTTGGAACGACTGCAAGTAAAAGTCTCTAATTTTGTCGATGAACGTTATGTATTAACCTGTAACGGCGTAAAAGTGCAATTAAAAAGTACAGGTGTAAAAGGCGAATATGTTTCTGGCATTCGATACAAGGCATGGAATCCGTATTCTGCATTACACCCAACAATTGAAGCAGATACACCTTTGGTTTTTGATATCGTCGATACTTGGAACAAGCGTTCCATTGGTGGTTGTACCTATTTTGTTTCGCATCCTGGAGGTCGATCTTATGATGTGCATCCTGTGAATAGTTTTGAAGCAGAATCGAGAAGAATTAACCGTTTTTGGGAATTTGGACATACACAAGGAGAAATTAGTCCTTTTGAAAATATGACTTTTGATACAGAACCGACGTCCAGAAGCGTTCAAGAAAAAAGTAGCTCAAAACGTTTTTCTTATAAAGAATTACCAGTTAATTTTGAATTTCCTTATACTTTAGATTTACGTAAAAAATAA
- a CDS encoding circularly permuted type 2 ATP-grasp protein, translated as MKTVTKTLFENYFSASTRYDELLTSKMDIKDNWKVLSQNLSKIGPENLALKQTEIDWLLAENGVTYNVYNDPKGLNRPWDLNVVPYIIHQNEWNKVEKGIQQRAELLNLVLKDLYGKRELLKNGIIPPEVIYAHSGFLRSCDKIQYKTSKQLLIYAADLARGPDGRLWVVNDRTQAPSGMGYALENRFSTSKIFPELYTNINVAQPSNFFNDLNELLLNSATTNVESPMVVILTPGPHNETYFEHSYLSSFLGHPLVKGNDLVVRHGKVWLKSLKGLKQVDVILRRIDDSFMDPLELREDSYLGVAGLLEAVRLQNVTIVNPIGSGVLENPALNPFMKNICKYFLDADLMLPQIASWWCGQEKERKHVLEDLSSFVVKRIDRSNREHIYFCEFLDKKALENLKKEILNYPHKFVAQEKISFSTAPNFVKSELEPRKISCRTFAIAKDSSYSVMPGGLVRVAPEREELFVSNQRGGTSKDFWVVNDLPQPNLQNYSWNKSNSSASTGLNDVPSNTAENLFWSGRYIGRALVTARYLRMVLSQMTHAQYNDRKPESESLKILFQSITKITSTFPGFMSENDEVLNNPLKEIKAIILDENKVGSFAQSMQSFNTSYYSLRNLWSRDMWRVFDGIQKHIKTLKKEDSYTVFKLTNFFDKIITRLIAFMALTEESILVRQGLLLYFIGLQLENSAMNIEKFRALLIVNYDEELEYEILESLLNSHESLNIYRYSYNSYLSLENVLNLIILDKEYARSLTYQMHRLKKDIDKLPVTNKNAELTICQQNMNIVISKMEGLNITDLLTINPESNMRDNLDHSLSELSDLLHTTSLSISDTYFNHSQPQKQLVDRNITT; from the coding sequence ATGAAGACCGTAACAAAAACCTTATTTGAAAACTATTTTTCGGCATCTACACGCTATGATGAATTGCTCACGTCCAAAATGGACATAAAAGACAACTGGAAAGTATTGTCTCAGAATTTATCTAAAATAGGCCCTGAAAATTTAGCTTTAAAGCAAACAGAGATCGATTGGCTTTTGGCAGAGAATGGCGTTACTTATAATGTTTACAACGACCCAAAAGGATTAAACAGACCTTGGGATTTAAACGTTGTTCCTTATATTATTCATCAAAATGAGTGGAATAAGGTTGAAAAAGGCATTCAACAACGTGCGGAACTATTAAATCTTGTTTTAAAAGATTTATACGGAAAAAGAGAGTTGCTTAAAAACGGTATTATTCCTCCAGAAGTCATTTATGCCCATAGTGGATTTCTAAGGTCTTGCGATAAAATTCAGTATAAAACGTCTAAACAGCTTTTAATATATGCTGCAGATTTAGCGAGAGGTCCAGATGGCAGATTGTGGGTTGTAAATGATAGAACACAAGCACCTTCTGGTATGGGTTATGCTTTGGAAAACCGATTTTCTACTAGTAAAATTTTTCCAGAGCTATATACCAATATCAATGTTGCCCAACCTTCTAATTTCTTTAACGACCTAAACGAGTTGTTACTCAATTCGGCAACTACAAATGTAGAAAGTCCCATGGTTGTAATTCTAACACCAGGACCGCATAATGAAACCTATTTTGAACATTCCTATCTGTCTTCATTTTTAGGGCATCCACTAGTTAAAGGAAATGATTTAGTCGTAAGACACGGCAAAGTTTGGTTAAAATCCTTAAAAGGGTTAAAACAAGTCGATGTTATTCTAAGACGAATTGACGACAGCTTTATGGATCCCTTAGAATTACGAGAAGATTCTTATTTAGGTGTCGCTGGTTTATTGGAAGCCGTGCGTTTGCAAAATGTGACCATTGTAAATCCTATTGGTAGTGGTGTATTGGAAAATCCTGCTTTGAATCCTTTCATGAAAAATATTTGTAAGTATTTTTTAGATGCAGACTTAATGCTTCCACAAATAGCCTCATGGTGGTGTGGTCAAGAAAAAGAACGAAAACACGTGCTGGAAGATTTATCGTCCTTTGTAGTAAAACGAATTGATAGATCCAATAGAGAGCATATCTATTTTTGTGAATTTTTAGACAAAAAAGCACTCGAGAATCTTAAAAAAGAAATTTTGAATTATCCACATAAATTTGTGGCACAGGAAAAAATATCATTTTCCACCGCACCAAATTTTGTAAAAAGCGAACTGGAACCTCGTAAAATTTCATGTCGAACATTTGCCATTGCTAAAGATTCTAGTTATTCCGTGATGCCAGGTGGTTTGGTTAGAGTGGCTCCAGAACGGGAAGAATTGTTTGTTTCTAATCAACGAGGTGGAACCAGTAAAGATTTTTGGGTGGTCAATGACTTGCCACAGCCAAATCTTCAAAATTATTCTTGGAACAAATCGAATTCCAGTGCATCAACGGGATTGAATGATGTTCCTAGTAATACGGCAGAAAATTTATTTTGGTCAGGTCGCTATATTGGTAGAGCTTTGGTAACTGCCAGATATTTACGAATGGTCTTAAGTCAGATGACACATGCCCAATACAATGATCGAAAGCCGGAATCTGAAAGCCTTAAAATACTATTTCAATCCATAACAAAAATTACATCCACCTTTCCCGGATTTATGTCCGAAAATGATGAGGTACTGAATAATCCACTCAAAGAAATAAAAGCAATTATTTTAGATGAAAATAAAGTGGGTAGTTTTGCGCAATCCATGCAAAGTTTCAACACCTCCTATTATTCGTTACGTAATTTGTGGTCTAGGGATATGTGGCGTGTTTTTGATGGCATACAGAAGCATATAAAAACTTTAAAAAAGGAAGATAGTTACACCGTTTTTAAACTGACGAATTTCTTTGATAAAATCATTACCAGACTCATCGCTTTTATGGCCCTGACCGAAGAGAGTATTTTAGTACGTCAAGGGCTCCTACTCTACTTTATTGGTTTACAGCTAGAGAATAGTGCTATGAATATAGAAAAGTTTCGAGCGTTGTTGATTGTGAATTATGATGAGGAATTAGAATATGAAATTTTAGAATCCTTATTAAACAGCCATGAAAGTTTGAACATCTACAGATATAGTTATAACTCCTATCTAAGTTTAGAAAACGTTTTGAATTTAATCATTTTAGATAAAGAATATGCTAGATCATTAACCTATCAAATGCACCGATTAAAAAAAGACATTGATAAGTTACCTGTAACAAATAAAAATGCAGAACTAACGATTTGCCAGCAGAACATGAACATTGTTATTTCAAAAATGGAAGGATTAAATATAACAGACTTGTTAACGATCAATCCAGAATCCAATATGCGTGACAACTTAGATCATTCCCTTTCAGAGTTAAGTGATTTATTACATACAACGTCGTTGTCTATTTCAGATACTTATTTTAATCATTCACAACCACAAAAACAGTTGGTTGATCGTAATATAACGACTTAA
- a CDS encoding transglutaminase family protein yields the protein MIFDLWHKTKYTYEHGASFCHNMTTIKPKSFPGQTLLDYKLEISPTPTDLSERLDFFGNAVTRFSIQQHHKELVVIARSKVERNYEAQFNAEQFSIGKKITIEDTLKHLKKTDADSIDVRQFVMPSPLISKGNEDIANYASISFKPERSFYEATYELMQRIYTDFDFVPGFTNIATPLTEVMVAKKGVCQDFAQIAIACVRSMGLPAKYVSGYIETVPPKGKEKLIGTDASHAWFSVYLPNFGWVDFDPTNNQIPKDQHIVVAHGRDYYDVPPLKGVIYSMGKNKMEVSVDLRPATSHLNQMQSQSQQ from the coding sequence ATGATTTTCGATCTTTGGCACAAAACGAAATATACCTACGAGCATGGAGCTTCATTTTGTCATAATATGACCACTATAAAACCTAAAAGTTTTCCAGGTCAAACACTTTTGGATTATAAATTAGAAATCTCTCCTACGCCAACAGACCTCTCAGAACGACTGGATTTTTTCGGGAATGCGGTCACGCGTTTCTCTATACAACAACATCATAAGGAATTGGTGGTTATTGCAAGAAGCAAAGTAGAACGAAATTATGAGGCTCAATTTAATGCCGAACAATTTTCGATAGGAAAAAAAATCACTATTGAAGACACCTTAAAACATTTAAAAAAAACAGATGCTGATAGTATTGATGTACGACAATTTGTGATGCCTTCGCCTCTAATTTCAAAAGGAAATGAAGATATCGCCAATTATGCATCCATATCTTTTAAACCAGAACGTTCATTTTATGAAGCGACGTACGAACTAATGCAGCGGATTTACACCGATTTTGATTTTGTACCAGGATTCACAAATATTGCAACACCATTAACAGAAGTGATGGTAGCCAAAAAAGGCGTATGTCAAGATTTTGCACAAATAGCCATTGCCTGTGTTCGATCTATGGGTTTGCCTGCTAAATATGTTAGTGGTTATATAGAAACTGTTCCACCAAAAGGAAAAGAAAAATTAATTGGAACTGATGCGTCCCACGCATGGTTTTCTGTTTATCTCCCGAATTTTGGATGGGTGGATTTCGATCCAACAAATAACCAAATTCCAAAAGACCAGCATATTGTAGTGGCGCATGGTAGAGATTATTATGACGTACCACCTTTAAAAGGCGTTATTTACAGTATGGGTAAAAACAAAATGGAAGTTTCAGTGGATTTGAGACCGGCAACATCACATCTCAATCAAATGCAGAGTCAATCGCAACAGTAA
- a CDS encoding zinc-binding metallopeptidase family protein, giving the protein MKIFQCGNCKSSLFFENYSCDNCGQLTGYRASDRMMLSFSPDIATLISDRDHKEYKYCKNKEYNVCNWVIEKDDLEDYCSACQLNRTIPNLSNANSDNFDNWKNLEVAKHRLIYQLQKIGLSLPSKLQNEDGLCFDFVEKLGNPKIMTGHADGVITILIKEGNSVSREQARKDMTEPYRTLVGHLRHEVGHYFWDRLVRDNPKVLAEFRTIFGNEELDYSQALQTYYKEGAPKDWQKSYISEYATSHAWEDWAETWAHYLHIMDMVETAYFFRLNVKPKFNNKALTTKVSFDPYTKYNFDVIVRMCVPLSLAVNSINRAMGIPDVYPFVISSVIIEKLRFIHQLLLPKR; this is encoded by the coding sequence ATGAAAATATTTCAATGCGGTAACTGTAAATCCTCTTTGTTTTTTGAAAACTACAGTTGTGACAACTGTGGCCAATTAACAGGTTATAGAGCTTCAGATCGTATGATGCTCAGTTTTTCGCCTGATATAGCGACTCTTATTTCAGATCGAGATCATAAGGAATACAAGTATTGCAAAAATAAGGAATACAATGTATGTAATTGGGTCATTGAAAAAGATGATCTTGAAGATTATTGTAGTGCCTGTCAATTAAATAGAACGATACCAAATCTTTCGAATGCCAATTCAGATAATTTTGACAATTGGAAAAATCTTGAAGTAGCTAAACATCGCCTCATTTATCAACTTCAAAAAATAGGTTTGTCCTTACCGAGTAAATTGCAAAATGAGGATGGCTTATGTTTTGATTTTGTTGAAAAACTCGGTAATCCCAAAATAATGACAGGCCATGCCGATGGCGTTATTACAATTCTGATTAAAGAAGGAAATTCAGTTTCTAGAGAGCAAGCCCGAAAAGATATGACAGAACCCTACAGAACTTTGGTTGGGCATTTAAGACACGAAGTCGGTCATTATTTCTGGGATCGCTTAGTGAGAGATAACCCGAAAGTGCTCGCAGAATTTAGAACTATTTTTGGAAATGAAGAACTAGATTATTCTCAAGCACTTCAAACGTATTACAAGGAAGGTGCACCTAAAGATTGGCAAAAATCATACATAAGTGAGTACGCAACTTCTCATGCGTGGGAAGATTGGGCAGAAACTTGGGCCCATTACTTGCATATTATGGACATGGTGGAAACTGCTTATTTTTTTCGACTTAATGTAAAACCAAAATTTAACAATAAAGCCTTAACTACAAAAGTGTCGTTTGATCCTTATACTAAATACAACTTTGATGTCATTGTCAGAATGTGTGTGCCGTTATCATTGGCCGTAAATAGTATCAATAGAGCTATGGGAATTCCTGATGTCTATCCGTTTGTGATTTCGTCAGTAATTATAGAAAAATTGAGATTTATTCATCAGTTATTGCTTCCTAAACGTTAG